The DNA window AGGTCGAGGCCGCCGGAGTACGGGAGGAGGTGCGGCGGGGGCCTTGATTGTGTGGCGGGGCGCGGCCCGAGCCGCTGCTCCTCGGGGGCTTTGTAGCAgtgcagcggtggtggcggtggtggtggcgccatGGACAAACGGACGGACGGgcgtcgcgcgcgcggcggtTCACGTGGCGGCTAGCAGAGCGCCCGCACGCGGGTGGGCGCGAGCTATATATATCTGCGATGGCGAGAGACGAGACGGCGAGATCGCGCGgcgccgatcgatcgagagcgAGTCAGCGGGGGCGGATAGGGGAGAACGAAGCGTGCGCGATCTGATCGACCgatctctctcgcgcgcgcgcgcgccgctcttGCACTAGAGAGTAGAGATAAGACTACGTGGCACGCCAAAACTGTCCTGAATTCGTGGCAAACGGAAAACGGAAAGAACGTCCCGTCTCCCGCGCGCCCGGCGCGCggacgcagccgccgcgccgagaTGAGAAGAAGCTAGGCAAGCTAGAAGCCCCTATAAAATAGTACCATTCACCTCACTATATCATTGATCATCCGAGTCCTAACTGGGTCTCACTAAGCGAGGTAAGTAGTGTGTTAGTGgaaatggcgacggcgagggcgagggccgCGCTGGTGTTTGTGGCTCTGCTGCAGAtggcggcagtggtggtggtgcgcgcgTCGCACGTCGTCTACCCGGAGCTCCAGTCGCTGGAGGCGAAGCACGTCGACGGGAAGCTCCGCACCGGGTACCACTTCCAACCACCCAAGCACTGGATCAACGGTACGTACGATGATCGATTTGCGTTGTCCTCTTTGATCGATATAATACTAACTTCGTGTTATTCTCTCCTATCTGTTTCCTCCTCCGTACACGATGACCAGATCCGAACGGTACGTAAACGGCTAATCACACGGCCGTAAAAACTAGCTGAAAATTTGTTCGCGTATGGCACGAAGTACTCCTACGTACACTAATGTGCATTGGATGACATGGTATACGTGTCACGGTGCAGGTCCGATGTACTATAAGGGCTTGTACCATCTGTTCTACCAGTACAACCCCAAGGGCGCCGTGTGGGGGAACATCGAGTGGGCGCACTCGGTTTCGACGGACCTGATCGACTGGACGGCGCTGGAGCCGGGGATCTACCCGTCCAAGACGTTCGACGAGAAGGGCTGCTGGTCGGGCTCCGCCACCGTGCTCCCCAGCGGCGTGCCGGTGATCATGTACACCGGCATCGACCCCGACGAGCGGCAGGTCCAGAACGTCGCCTACCCGGTGAACCTCTCCGACCCGTACCTCCGCGAGTGGTACAAGCCCGACTACAACCCCATCATCAACCCGGACGGCGGCATCAACGCCAGCGCGTTCCGCGACCCGACCACCGCCTGGTACGGGCCCGACGGCCACTGGCGGCTCCTCGTCGGCAGCAAGGTGAACATGAAGGGGCTCGCCGTGCTGTACCGGAGCCGGGACTTCAAGAAGTGGGTCAAGGCGCACCACCCGCTGCACTCGGCGCACACCGGGATGTGGGAGTGCCCGGACTTCTTCCCCGTCGCCGTGGCGGGCGGGAGCCGCCACTACCGCCGCGGCGTCGACACCGCCGAGCTGCacgacgccgccgtggcggaGGAGGTCAAGTACGTGCTCAAGGTGAGCCTCGACCTGACGCGGTACGAGTACTACACCGTCGGCTGGTACGACCACGCCACCGACCGGTACGTCCCCGACGCCGCCTTCCCCGACAACGACTACGGCCTCCGCTACGACTACGGCGACTTCTACGCATCCAAGTCGTTCTACGACCCGgccaagcgccgccgcatcGTCTGGGGCTGGGCCAACGAGTCCGACACCGTACCCGACGACCGCCGCAAGGGCTGGGCCGGCATTCAGGTCAGCATCGCGTGGGCCTGCCTGCACACGTACGTTGCCTCCGTTTTCATGACTGACGATGCTTTTGCTGGCTCTCTCTCAGGCGATACCGAGGAAGCTCTGGCTGTCGGCGGACGGGAAGCAGCTGGTGCAGTGGCCGGTGGAGGAGCTCAAGGCGCTGCGAGCCAAGCACGTCAATGTCACTGACAAGGTCATCAAGAAGGGCAACTACTTCGAGGTCACCGGCTTCAAGTCCGTGCAGGTCAGTGGTGCACATAGCAACATACACTAGCCACACCTGCAATCTACCCGGTACACTGACATGGATGTTGCGTGCGCGCATCGATCATCTCTGCAAGTGCAGTCGGATGTGGATATGGCGTTCGCGATCAAGGACCTGAGCAAGGCGGAGGAGTTCGACCCGGCGTGGCGGACGGACGCGGAGGCGCTGTGCAAGAAGCTCGGCtcggacgtcgacggcggcgtggggccGTTCGGGCTGTGGGCGCTGGCCTCCGGCGACCTCAAGGAGAGGACGGCCGTCTTCTTCAGGGTGTTCAAGGCCAACGACTCCTCGCACGTCGTCCTCATGTGCAACGACCCTACCAGGTGCGTTCCGTGCTTCCCGTGTTCAGATCTCAATCCTTAATTTGCTGACGTCACTGAACATAACTGATGGATCGTTCGCCCAATGGATTGATCACGTAAATAAACAGGTCATCGTACGAGTCGAAGATCTACAGGCCGACCTTCGCCGGCTTCGTCGACGTCGACATCGCCAAGAACAAACAAATCGCCCTCCGGACATTGGTGCGCATGCACGATCGTCGATCGACCTCGATCTTTGTGTTCAGCAACAGTGGATTTAATCTCTTGGCAAAAACACTGATCGATCGACTCTGCTTTtgatgaactatatatatatttgtgcatCAGATCGATCACTCCGTGGTGGAGAGCTTCGGGGCGCGCGGCAAGACGTGCATCCTGACGAGGGTGTACCCGAGGAaagccgtcggcgacgacgcgcaCCTCTTCGTCTTCAACAACGGCGAGTCGGACGTCAAGGTCACCAACCTGGACGCCTGGGAGATGAAGACCCCGAAGATGAACGCGGAGGAGTAGCAGCAGTAGCAAGCAGCACATCAGCCTAGACATGGTGGTTGTAGCAGTACTGGTAGAGTAGCCGCCTAGCCGGGCGTTTAGctagctactctctccgtcccaaaataagtacagttttaaCACTGTTCATATCCaacatttaaccgttcgtcttatttaaaaaaagattatgattagtatttttattgttattagatgataaaacataaatagtactttatgtgtgactaattttttaatatttttcataaatttttcaaataagacggatggtcaaaacACTGAGTACGCatatctatggctgcacttattttgagacggaggtagtagatacTAGCTTCTTTAGCTGagattttgggataaatttggAGGCTGCAGTGTAGTGTTTTGATGCATTGTTAGGGAAAGAAATGGTCTGTTTTGTATCATAATTGTTGCACTCAATGCGTGAAGAAAGTATTGCTGGTCATGAGTGAATAAAAGGTTCcgtggctgttttttttttcatctgatTTTTCTCGTGGCCTAAACGGCTAAACAGTTGTGACTTACTGATGACAAGTTTGTAGTTCCTCGAGTCCCATTTTGCTCCAATCATCCCTATCGCCGAAAAAGCCTTTTCTTGGGCCTTGTCCTATATGTATACTTTTGGGCTAGATTTCTGGATTAGATTCAGCCCAACTCAGTGTTCTTCTCCGGAGATGTAGTCGCCATCGGCCCAAGCTAAGTGGCCAAAAAACGTCCGTATTTGTACACGGAAAAATCTAtacgtactaaatttttcttacaaaATGTTTACAAACTCTGATGTGTCAAGCTGTGAGTAAATCTAGATTTCTTGCAACTTCTATCTagttaaatcaaacggttgagaaatttgttagtaaaagttttgtaagaaaattttagtaCGTGTAGCAGTACTCTTTGTACACGGCGATGGAGGCATCACGGTCCTCGTAGGTACAACCGTACAAGGTAAGGCTTTCCAAGAACTTTCATTTGTGCTCGTAACACAGTTGATGCTACACGAATTTCCTATCTCTCGACGGCACAGTTGATGCTATACATACATATGGCAAGTTTGCGAGACGATCTCATGTCCTGATGTCCACTCAGCCTGCAaagggaataagtccactttggctcctttaaaagtgacccgaatctaatccatgaccctaaaccgtaaaaccagatatctcgacccccgaactatcgaaaccggtgcaatttgactcccttggcagttttggagggtggtttcggtgacgtggcgctgacgtagcggtgttgacctagtctgtggggttgacgtggcgcttaagtgccatttgaattaaaaatggatatgtgggacccgtttgtcattcatgtattaaaaaatgtggggcccactgacatgtgggacccgttcttcttcctccattctctctttgtttctctctctcccctttggcCGGCCGGGCCGCCAGGGGAGCacgggctggagcggcggcgggtgggggcCAGAGCGGCGGAAGctaaagcggcggcggcggtgggagcggcggcggatggcgctCGCCCTGCAGGCCGACTGCTTCACCAGTGACCTGAGCTAGCTCATCGCCAACATGATGTCCGGGTCGGTGCCGCTTGACGCAACACGCAAGCACAAGTATCCCCGGGAGGGTGGCCATCTTGGGCGTGTTCAAGCGAGACAAAATTAATTGCTCCCCTCTGCCTACTCATCCTATTCTTCAGTGGATGGTGAACGACCTGCTAACAATCAATTTTATCTCTGGTTAGTTGCTAAATGAATCAATTTTATTTCTGGATTTTTGTGATGCTTGTGGCCTTAGCAGCACTAGTTGAAGGAGACGCAACGGGGGATGAGTTGGTGGCGATAATGGGGCTGGCGCGGGAGTTGACGGCCACGCAGCGAGCTCGAGCAATGACTTGACGACGTCGTCGTTGCAATGCTGAATGGCGTAGCTCGATGGCGGCCCTCGCCCCTAACCAGCTTGACAGGCTCGATGTCGGCCGTGTCGTCAGCTTGTCGCATACGCCGGATGCCCGGATCATGTTGTTGCAATCGGCTGAGAGGCCAGAGTGCCGGATCTTGTTATTACGGACGGCGGGAGGCAGCAGAGGGAGCAGGGAGCTCGTTCCCCGGTGAGGGCGCCGTGCCGGTGGAGGTGAGGACTGGGGTTAGGG is part of the Oryza glaberrima chromosome 4, OglaRS2, whole genome shotgun sequence genome and encodes:
- the LOC127770711 gene encoding beta-fructofuranosidase, insoluble isoenzyme 3; this translates as MATARARAALVFVALLQMAAVVVVRASHVVYPELQSLEAKHVDGKLRTGYHFQPPKHWINGPMYYKGLYHLFYQYNPKGAVWGNIEWAHSVSTDLIDWTALEPGIYPSKTFDEKGCWSGSATVLPSGVPVIMYTGIDPDERQVQNVAYPVNLSDPYLREWYKPDYNPIINPDGGINASAFRDPTTAWYGPDGHWRLLVGSKVNMKGLAVLYRSRDFKKWVKAHHPLHSAHTGMWECPDFFPVAVAGGSRHYRRGVDTAELHDAAVAEEVKYVLKVSLDLTRYEYYTVGWYDHATDRYVPDAAFPDNDYGLRYDYGDFYASKSFYDPAKRRRIVWGWANESDTVPDDRRKGWAGIQAIPRKLWLSADGKQLVQWPVEELKALRAKHVNVTDKVIKKGNYFEVTGFKSVQSDVDMAFAIKDLSKAEEFDPAWRTDAEALCKKLGSDVDGGVGPFGLWALASGDLKERTAVFFRVFKANDSSHVVLMCNDPTRSSYESKIYRPTFAGFVDVDIAKNKQIALRTLIDHSVVESFGARGKTCILTRVYPRKAVGDDAHLFVFNNGESDVKVTNLDAWEMKTPKMNAEE